The proteins below come from a single Fusobacterium nucleatum genomic window:
- a CDS encoding cobyric acid synthase — protein MKKANLMIVGTSSGAGKSLFVTALCRIFYKDKYKVSPFKSQNMALNSYITKDGKEMGRAQVVQAEASGLEPDVNMNPILLKPSTMNKIQIIVCGKSIGNMSGAEYNQYKKNLIPILKETYSKIENENDIVVIEGAGSPAEINIKEEDISNFAMARIANAPVILVADIDRGGVFASIYGTIMLLNEEDRKRIKGIVINKFRGNKEVLKPGFEIIENLTGVKTLGVIPYTNIDIEDEDSLSEKYKSFKLNKNSNKIKISVIKLKHISNVTDIDALSIYDDVEIQFVSERSQIGNEDLIIIPGSKNTIDDLKWLKESGIADEIIKRARTETIILGICGGFQILGNKVKDPYHIEGDIEELNGLGLLDLETIMENEKTLVQYKGKLVVDNGILKNLNNFEIKGYEIHQGITQGNEKNLTTDDRTIFVNRDSIIATYLHGIFDNKNFTDVLLNEIRRRKGLEEVNNNISYEEYKLKEFDKLEKLVRENVDIDEIYKIIGLK, from the coding sequence ATGAAAAAAGCTAATTTAATGATAGTTGGAACTTCATCAGGAGCAGGAAAAAGTTTATTTGTTACTGCACTATGTAGAATTTTTTATAAGGATAAGTATAAAGTTTCTCCTTTTAAATCACAAAATATGGCACTTAATTCATATATTACAAAAGATGGAAAAGAAATGGGAAGAGCACAAGTTGTTCAGGCAGAGGCAAGTGGGTTAGAACCTGATGTCAATATGAACCCTATACTTTTAAAACCATCAACTATGAATAAAATTCAAATAATAGTTTGTGGGAAATCTATTGGTAATATGTCTGGTGCTGAATACAATCAGTATAAAAAAAATTTAATTCCTATTTTAAAAGAAACTTATTCTAAAATAGAAAATGAAAATGATATAGTTGTGATTGAAGGAGCAGGAAGTCCAGCAGAAATAAATATAAAGGAAGAAGATATTTCAAATTTTGCTATGGCAAGAATTGCAAATGCACCAGTAATTTTAGTTGCAGATATAGATAGAGGAGGAGTTTTTGCTTCAATCTATGGAACAATTATGCTTTTAAATGAAGAAGATAGAAAAAGAATAAAAGGTATAGTTATAAATAAATTTAGAGGTAATAAAGAAGTTTTGAAACCAGGCTTTGAAATAATAGAAAATTTAACAGGTGTTAAGACCTTAGGTGTTATACCTTATACAAATATAGATATTGAAGATGAAGATAGTTTAAGTGAAAAATATAAAAGTTTTAAATTAAATAAAAATTCAAATAAAATAAAAATTTCAGTAATAAAATTAAAACATATTTCAAATGTAACAGATATTGATGCCTTATCAATTTATGATGATGTTGAAATACAATTTGTAAGTGAAAGAAGTCAGATAGGAAATGAAGATTTAATAATAATTCCGGGCTCTAAAAATACCATAGATGATTTAAAATGGCTTAAAGAAAGTGGAATAGCAGATGAGATCATAAAAAGAGCTAGGACAGAAACTATTATTTTAGGTATTTGTGGAGGCTTTCAAATTTTAGGAAACAAGGTTAAAGACCCTTATCATATTGAGGGAGATATAGAAGAATTAAATGGTTTAGGACTTTTAGATTTAGAAACTATTATGGAAAATGAAAAAACTCTTGTTCAGTATAAAGGAAAATTAGTTGTTGATAATGGAATTTTAAAAAATTTAAATAACTTTGAAATTAAAGGCTATGAAATTCATCAGGGGATTACACAAGGAAATGAGAAAAATTTAACTACTGATGATAGAACTATTTTTGTAAATAGAGATAGTATTATTGCAACTTATTTACACGGAATTTTTGATAATAAAAATTTTACTGATGTTCTTTTAAATGAAATAAGGAGAAGAAAAGGTTTAGAAGAAGTTAATAATAATATTTCTTATGAGGAATACAAGCTAAAAGAGTTTGATAAATTAGAAAAATTAGTTAGAGAAAATGTTGATATAGATGAAATATATAAAATTATAGGTTTAAAATAA
- a CDS encoding YadA-like family protein, whose amino-acid sequence MKKSVSLKLIVFSFLLAANVTYSAPEFQAGSGTDSTVAGVDNLASGEGSSAVGANNKASGGFSSAFGASNKASKVRSSAFGYFNIADGEFSSAFGSKNTASEEFSSAFGYFNKASGEGSSAVGANNKASGEYSSAVGANNKASGKYSSAFGYRNTASGENSSVVGSQYKVTGEASGAFGVGKNSGWNAGANEYNYDYINEGKNSYMFGNYNKIAAGTQNNFILGNNVSIGSGINNSVALGNNSTVSSSNEVSVGSATLKRKITNVADGEVSATSTDVVTGKQLYSGEGIDASAWKAKLGIGSADVENLRNEVNEKIDNVKNEVRNVGSLSAALAGLHPMQYDPKAPAQVMAALGHYKNKQSVAVGLSYYFNDRFMMSASVALSGEKKTKSMANIGFTVKLGKGSGVAYNETPQYVVQNEVKRLTVENQELKSQVNNQGRENQELKAEVNSLTIKTKEQDVKIKNLEEKLNMLLKNK is encoded by the coding sequence ATGAAAAAATCTGTGAGTTTAAAATTGATTGTTTTTAGTTTTCTTTTAGCTGCTAATGTTACTTATTCAGCACCAGAATTTCAAGCAGGAAGTGGTACTGATAGTACAGTTGCAGGAGTTGATAATCTAGCTAGTGGGGAAGGTAGTTCTGCTGTTGGGGCTAATAATAAAGCTAGTGGAGGATTTAGTTCTGCTTTTGGAGCTAGTAATAAAGCTAGTAAAGTGAGGAGTTCTGCTTTTGGATATTTTAATATAGCTGATGGAGAATTTAGTTCTGCTTTTGGATCTAAAAATACAGCTAGCGAAGAATTTAGTTCTGCTTTTGGATATTTTAATAAAGCTAGTGGGGAAGGTAGTTCTGCTGTTGGGGCTAATAATAAAGCTAGTGGAGAATATAGTTCTGCTGTTGGGGCTAATAATAAAGCTAGTGGAAAATATAGTTCTGCTTTTGGATATCGAAATACAGCTAGTGGAGAGAATAGTTCTGTTGTTGGAAGTCAATATAAAGTTACTGGTGAAGCTTCTGGTGCTTTTGGTGTTGGAAAGAATAGTGGTTGGAATGCTGGAGCAAACGAATATAATTATGACTATATAAATGAAGGTAAAAATTCATATATGTTTGGTAATTATAATAAAATTGCTGCTGGTACTCAAAATAACTTTATCTTAGGTAATAATGTTTCTATTGGTAGCGGTATTAATAATTCAGTAGCTCTTGGTAATAACTCAACTGTTTCTTCTTCTAATGAAGTTTCTGTTGGGTCTGCCACACTAAAAAGAAAAATTACTAATGTTGCTGATGGTGAAGTTTCTGCTACATCCACTGATGTTGTTACTGGTAAGCAATTATATAGTGGCGAGGGTATTGATGCTTCTGCCTGGAAGGCTAAATTAGGTATTGGTTCTGCTGATGTTGAAAATTTAAGAAATGAAGTCAATGAAAAAATAGATAATGTTAAAAATGAAGTGAGAAATGTAGGTTCTTTGAGTGCTGCTCTTGCTGGATTACATCCTATGCAATATGACCCAAAAGCTCCTGCACAAGTTATGGCTGCATTGGGACATTATAAAAACAAACAATCAGTAGCTGTTGGATTAAGTTATTATTTCAATGATAGATTTATGATGAGTGCCAGTGTTGCTCTTTCAGGAGAAAAGAAAACTAAATCTATGGCTAATATAGGATTTACTGTTAAACTTGGTAAGGGTAGTGGAGTTGCTTATAATGAAACACCTCAATATGTTGTTCAAAATGAGGTTAAAAGACTAACAGTTGAAAATCAAGAATTAAAATCTCAAGTCAATAATCAAGGTAGAGAAAATCAAGAATTAAAAGCTGAAGTTAATTCTTTAACTATAAAAACTAAAGAACAAGATGTAAAGATTAAAAACTTGGAAGAAAAATTAAATATGTTATTAAAAAATAAATAA